TTtaagtatattaaaagcaaaaggatagctagggagagaatagatctCCTTAGGGATCAGTGTGGTGATCTATGTGTggaactaaccgctacactaccgtgcctgccgtgttCCTTATGGGAGTAGAAGAGTAACCATGGGactaggatgttatgggaagcaagagaggagattactggggcattGGTGGAAATTTTTgagccttcattagtcacaggtgaggtactgaaggacagctaatgttgtgcctttatttaagaagggcaccAGGAATAAGCTGGGgactgcaggctggtgagccttccatcagtggtaggaaagttattgaaagggattctaagggacaggatttatttgcatttggaaaggcaaggactgattaaagATAGTCGGcattgctttgtgtgtgggaaatcatgtttcacaaatttgattgattgaactttttgaagagCTGATCAAGAGAATTGTTGAGGGCAGGAagatagatgttgtctacattgactttggcaaggactttgacaaggtcctgcaaagtagtcttgtctggaaggttagaacacatgggatccatggtggattagcaaattggatagaaaattggcttggtggtagtggaggattgttttcaacattggaggcctgtgaccagtggtgtgctgcagagctcagtgctgggccctctgttatttaagttaagatttctttattagtcacatatacactggaacacacagtgaaatgcatcttttgcgtagagtgttctgggggcaagcccgcaagtgtcgccactatagcatgcccacagcttcctaacccgtacgtctctggaatgtgggaggaaaatggaaaaacctggaggaaacccatgcagtcacagggagaatgtacacgctccttacagacagtggccagaattgaacccaggttgctggcactgtaatagcattgcgctaactgctacactaccatgcctgcccctactcTACCGTATTTATGATatattattaatgatttggatgagaatgtaggtggcatgattagtgagtctgcagatgacaccaaaaatgGTGGTAtattgggcagtgaagaaggttgtcagaggTTGCAACAAGATATCGACCAAGTGGGCAAGgaaatagatggaatttaactcagacaagtgctaagtgatgctttttgggaagttaaaccagggcaagacacaAACGGTGAGTGACAGGGCCCTGGGAACTGttgttgaagagagagagagaccttggggtacaagtgcatagttccctgaaagtggcaacagaagtagaAAGGCTAGTGAGgacatatggtgtgcttgcctttattaggccgaggcactgagtataagagttaggccgcactttgagtattgtgagctgttctggtcgccacgctctaggaatgatgtgattaagctaaagagggcgcagaaaagattcacaatgatatcgcctggattggacagcttgagttatcaggaaagattgaataggctgggtctgttttccctggaacaaaggaggatgagaggtaacatgatcgaagtatataaaattaagtgaggtgtagatagccagtgtctattCCCATGatagagatgtctaaaactagagggcataggcttaagggtGAGGGTAAGAAGGTTTAAATGGGATCTAAggggaaattttttcacacaaaaagtAGGTGGCATCTGAATTGACCTGCCAGaggtgatggtagaggcaggaacagtaacattttTGAGATATCCGGTACTTGAATAAGCAGGGTATGGGGGATATGGaatcaatgcaggcaagtgggatcagtatagaCAGGCATgacggtcagcatagacacggtgggctgaagggcctgttacgatactgtacaactctatgactgtatgggtCATAGAGAAAAGAGTTGATGTAATATTCAAGGATTTGACTGTTTTTAGCAGAGGAAATGTGCCTAAAAAATTAACTCGTTAAAACTGATTTTTACATTTCAGTATTTTATATCCATGTGATTATAtcactttcaaatatttttcttttattttcttttatatgaATAATGTTACTTCTTACTCAGGAAATTAAATTATCAGCAAACAAGGTTTATTAGCAAACAAGGAAACATgtatttcaatttcattttcaatCAATAGATCAAATTTCTCCAAACATTAGCAATTTTCTGTGGAGGCGTATTTTTAGTTTTCAAGCAAAGGTGGGATATTTTACAAGGTCTCGCACTCAGTGGTCGTAGTTGAGCAGATGCCACAGTCACATCGCACTGCCACCGGGTAGGTGTAGAATGGATTGATGTCAGGGAGGCAGCTGGGCAGTTTCACCGTGACGAACCTGGTTTCATTGTAGGTACAGACCCGGTGGTATGCTTCAATGTAGGGAGGATCAAGAACTGGTCTCTGGGAGCAGAGGTATAGAACAACACTTACAAAATCACCACAGGAATAATAATACAACATATATGCAAATATTCAAAATATGTTACACTAACATTCTGACTTCTATGCTAAAACTAGttgctttgttttgctgacaagaTCCAACAATAGACTCTGGGATCATAAGAactaggaacagaagtaggttaATAGTCTCTtgtttgttccaccattcaataagatcatggctaatccaactttacaggtccttcagctcaactcactcaggtaggcaccttggttggcatggattagtcctattttcccacatttggcccacatcctgctaaacctttcctatccatgaaccagtccagatgtctttttaacattgaaattgtacccacctctaccacctcttaTAGAGATCAAAAGCTGGGTCTATGTGCATTAAAATATTGATGTCAAACCAGCAAGCAGATTCACTCATGGAAATGGTTATCCAGAAAGACTTTTCTGGACTTTTCAAATCAGACAGGCAAGTCCTTTGGATGTGAGGGGCAACCAAGCTCAATGACATGGtgacaggcaaaaaaaaacaattggctCTTCTCCATTCCTGCAAAGCCTTATCTTCTAATCCGTGATCGGTTGCTTTCAGGCATGTCGCAATAGGATTTATTTTGTTGTCTTTACAATCATCACTGTTTGATTTGCATATTCTGTGTGCATGGTGTGAAATAAACTGGAGATTAAAAAAACTGGAGCAGAAATCGAGCAGGAGTAGGTTGTATAGCTCACCGTGGGCTATGGTCTACTCAAGCTCACTGCTGTATTCCTAGATTTCTAAGCTTGGATTCCCTTTGGGCCAAAAAAAAGCCTACTTGATCTTAAAACATCCATGatacttggggggggggagaatttcagattcccaaaccactgtatgaagaaatttctccctatcACAGTGCTCTTCTTGGCTAAACCTTAATCCTAAaactagttctagattttccgtCAAAGTGAAACAGGGCCTCAGCTTCCACGCTGTCAAGCTGACTAAGAATTCTCTGTTTCACTGAGGTTACCAATACTTTTGGGTGATAGCCAATCCTACAAGGTTATTCCTCATAGGACAACTTTGCCATTTTAGAAATTGTTACAACCATTCTTTGGCAGGTATGTCCTTCCCTGGGTAAGGCAACCAGTCCTAGACACAGGTGTAGCCTCACTAAAGTCTCATGCAAATTGTAGATtaacttgaaaattaaaaaaaaaacagtagatggtggaaatcaaaaatttaaacaaaatgctggatacaTTCAACAAATCAGgctggaaaaaggaacagagttaacatagaCCAATGTGCTTTTCTAAAACTCCAAACCACTTTGTAATAAAAAAATAACATATCTAGTTGTTTGCTGTACTTGTAAGTAAACTTTATTTACCTTGTACACAAGGATACCCAAATTTCACTGCATCTCAACATTTATAGCAATTCatctcttaaaaatatttaaaatgtttgatCGTTGATAAAATTGTTACTTTGAAGGAAAAACTCAACAGCATCTTCAGCATGAATAAAAATGGACCCAAATATTTGATCACATATaataaaatgggagaatttattTACCATGATAATACTGCCAATAATTAATTACATTAAGGTAGTTATTTTACCATGTTGCAAAATAGATACTTGCTGCTCTAATAGTATCACAATGATCAGTGCTTAAAAGGTCTTACATTTCAAGTGTTATTGCAGTATATATGCAAAATACCTTGCTTATATCTTCGTAGGATTTGTATGTTTTGAATTGAAGTCAATGCTACCAGAAAATTGAAACTGTATATTAATATTGCTTTACATTTAGAGGAATCTTTTCCCAGTTGTTAGGAAATCTACATGGGCTAAAAATTCCACTGCAGCATTTTGAAACAATGACACATTTGGTTCTCTGGCTTACCTCCCAGGTCTCACACCGGCCCCAGCATGCATCAGTGGTTATTCTCAATCCTTTACAACCAGGTTTTCTAGCCAGGAATCTAAACTCTCTCACAGCACAGCCGATGAATGTTTGCAAGCTGATGTTGGAGGCAGGAAGGGCATTTTCATAAACGACCAGCAACTGAAGAACGACGCTCCCCCATATTAAATGGTGCAGATTCAGTCTAAATCAAACACACATTTTCCAGTATTATTAATAAATTCAATAAAACAAGGAACTGTGTAACACATTTCATGCATAACAAGGGACAGTCCATGACCAAAGGATATTAACATAGTCAATTATGCGATTTTCAATCTGTAAGAAATTGCAATAATGCAAAGTATGATTATTGTAAAATAATGCTGAACTTTTGGTCTTAATTATTGCTCTTTTAATGAACACCAGGTCTACCACTTACCCTCTACATAGTACTTTTCTATTACAGTAGAGATGATCCTGAAAGAATTACAATTTAATGTGTAGACTGGAAGTACAGAGATTATTATTTAGAAAATTATCCTCATGTGCTATGCAAGCTTATACTCTCACCTGTGTTTTCAATTTCAATAATCATCAGACTATTTAAGCTAAACTACAACTAGTAATTTATTATAAGAAATAAATTTACATAAAATTGTTAAGAAATGaacgtggttaggaaggcatttgggatactggccatcggtttgtaagacaagtttttcactgtacctcggtacaagtgacaataataaaccaacaccaattagtcggggcattgaatataagagcaaggagcttatgctccaactttataatgcattggtcagacctcagttagaatactgcatgcagttctggtcaccacacagtaggaaagatgtgatagtgctgcaGTGGGTGGCGAGGTTAGGTCTGTTTCCCTGAACCAGAGGAGGTTAGGATGCGCCAtgatttaagattatgagaggtctacattgactgcaggaaactttgccCCTcttcagaggtgaataaaactatagGATATAGAATTAGGATAAGGAGTCAAAGATTTAGAGTGGAACTGAGGGggcttttttcacccagaggatgctgagtacctggaatgcactgctggagagagtggtggatgcagggcTCCTGACAGCTTTTTAAAatctctagatgagcacttaaatcacctaggcatagaaggctgtgggccaaatgctagaAGATGGAATTTAtaccaatggtattggtattggtttattattgttacttgtaccaaggtacagtgaaaaacttgttttgcataccaatcgtacaggtcaattcattacacagtgcaattacattggtgcccactggtcagcatggatgtggtgggccaatggCCTGTTTCGATGGTGTCCGACTCTATGAATATAACAAACTTATATATTGTTTATTAACTTGAACAGTAATAAAGGCCAGCAAGCTTTTTGCTCATCTTCTGGCACAAATCAAATGGCAACAGATACATGGAAGGATCATGTGAAATTAGTCCCCTTTGTGGCATCATGATATCACCAGCACAGTGGTGTCGAAGGAGAGGACTGGCTGGTGAGGTGTTGCCACAGGAACTGTGGTGCATCTGGCGAGGGATGGACGGAGAGCCAGTGCATGGGGTGGTTGGCAAGAGGATGAGCAATGGCCTGCActgattttcagttttaatgcACATTGCTCTGGCTCCTCCAGACCCCACACTTACCTAAGTCACTGTTATCTTGAAGATGCTCCTTTAAGGGCTGCTGGTTTGGACACTTTTCACCCAAGAAAATTGACCACAGGGGGCATGTGCCACATACCATCGGAAGCCAGTTTCGTAGGGAGTCCTGAAACAGGCATTAGGTCCCAAATTTTCATACCAATGGACTGAATGTCATTTTTAAGCAGGTGGCCTGGGCTACTATAGGCACTCCAGGCACCCATGGGCACACTAACCAATGTGCTGGTGCATTCTTGCTGTGTAATGAAAGTATGCATTCATGCTCTGCACTATATTGGATTCTTTGTTGTATTCTACTTGAAAACTCCTCTGCCCAGTTCAATAGCTGGAGCCTTTAAAGTTCCCACCTCTTTGTAGGAAAAGGTCCCATGGAAGTTCACGGGACAAACAGGACACTGCTCTGGGGATTAAGGTGTAAGAAATATGCAGGAAAGGGTTTTGAGGTGGAAGCATATCTCAAGAGTTAAGAGAATATTAACAATAGAATGACCAAGAAGAATTTactctttaaaattttatttcattgtctTTACTCACCCTTCCTGTTTTGAAGATGCTGATTCTTTCTGGGGTACAGATCTACGTGAATCAAAATCCCTCCAGTATCTCACCCAGTTCCCCAGGCATAGCTCAGTTCATGCTGTTTGCTTTAGATATTTGTGGATTCTGGTCCCACTCCTGATACTGTGCTGATACTTTAGTATAGTGCCGGATTAACTGCTATCTCAGTTCAAGATTCAGAATTGGATGTAAGCCCACTTGGATATCCTGACATTatgaaagacactatataaatgcaaaacttTCTTTCATGACCAGCTACTAAATTGTTGAGAACCACAATCAAGCTTGATCTTGTCCTTATTCCTGCCCATGCACATTCCAATATGGAGTACAGGATAGTGAAACTTTTTATTCTTGTTCAGGAGGCAAACCAGGCATGAGTTTGCTGAAAATAAACATCCTGATCTATATAGCTCACTGGCTGGTATATCTGCCCACAAAGTCTTTGGGGAAATTAAAGAGTTACGTAACAGTAGaactttttgaaatgtaattgaaCAGAAGCTACTTGTAAATGTTTGTCATATGTTTACATCCTTGTAAAGAAAATGCCTGTATGATTTGCTCACTTGAAATTCCATGGTGATTTATAGcactttaaattaaaataaaattttgtgtAAAGCAACAATTCAGTTTTGATAGGTTAACATCAAAAACCAGGAATGACCTTATCAGACAGCACATGCAGTAGTTAGAATGTACAAGAGGCAAGATCCATAATTGTATTTAACAGTCATTGACGATGGCTACTTTCTTCAGCAGAAACAACTACAGCTTTGCTTGCACGCCACCTTACAAAATAACTGTAACCTGTGCCTTTTGAAGCTTAAACATTAAATCAAGCCAATGGGCCAAACAAATCCTCTTTAAACTGTAAGCTTGTAATAACAGAACTAAGTGGCTTTTTTGCAGCATTATAGTTGGTGAGTGCTGAGCAGAGCTCTCAATGAATTCAGTTCTCTGCCTTCCCTTACAGTGTGGGTCAGGTACTTAATATAAATCTattaattttcattatttctaAAATGTTAACCTTGTAAAGCAAAACTGAACTACTAAACATCACTCAGTTctcataaaagtttataaaacaaACATAGACATCAAAGGATTAAGCAAAGTTGATTTTACCTTGTAAAATCAAATTATCCCTCACTAGGGGAAGAATTACTTACCTGGACATCTTTtgatctttattttctttctttcctgtctCTTTTGCAATAGGTTCTTCAAATTGTTACTCACTGTTCACGAATCACAAAATACTTATCGTCTCCTCTAATACTTACTCAAACAAATGCCAAGTTTCTAACTTTTTGTGGAAAAAAAGACTAGGAAAACCTTTTATCTACACATGGATCAGCATCATCACCTCCCTGATGCTATCTCTCGCCTTGCTGGTTCCGAAGCTCTTGCATTGTTGGAATATATGGAGAAAGTAACTGTCAATCAGCGTCAGCGCTCTGCGGTTCCTCCCTCCAATCTGTCATAGGCATCAGCTACCTCCGATCAATGGATTCCTGACCTGTGCTGTTGCagccaaagtcaaaattgaggtGGCATGAGTTGCATTAAGATAACTAACATTTAACACATTTTTAATGCACTGCATTGTACTTTTGGAAGTAGTTTTGGAGTGTGCAGAGTTAAATCAAGTTCAGTAATATGGtgttaaatataatttaaaagataTGGAAGATTTGTATTCCACAGTTGGTACTAGCCCTAAGCTGCTAAACATTTAGTCAGGCTGCTATGTCAGAGGTCCTGTAACTTTTTTCCCCATGAAATTAAGAGCAACATCACTGTAAATGTCTGTCTCAAACAATACACAGTAAAATCAGTGCAGTATGTAACTCCATTGCTATCTGTCACTCaaggtacagtgaggtacagcttTTGAGGTACAGTAAGGTGAAATGAAAGCATTAAATTAACTTATTTGAGTTGGGTTAAAGCTTGATGTAGAGTGCAAGATTTTTTACTAATTTCTTACCCAGTGTAAGATTGGacaactttaaataaaaatcatgttACAATAACAGTTACTATCGATGATTAGCCTATTTTTATCAAGAAGAAACTAAAATTGGTTGGAGGGAGGGTAAACAGCCCTAGTTTATAACACAGCATGAGGTATTAATAATATAAATGAAGTAATCATTGTACTGGAGGGTTTGGTATAGAACAACAGAAACTGAGATGTTGGTCAGTTTCAGATGAAGAAAATCTTTCCCGACCTCACTGGAGAGGATATACGAAACAGACTCCCAGCAAAGGAAATTAATCAGGATGTCCATAAGTAGTAATGTGGGACAGGAATAGGGTGCAGGCCCTCTTGGTGAATAATCTTCTAAAAGCATATGCAACTGGAGGTTTTGGATGCATGCACACTTGGTCTGTGCAGTCACCCACCACAATATTAAGAATGCAAACAGGTGCCCCTCCAAATGGGGTCAGATTGAGATTCCTATCCCCACCATCCCTGCCTAGTGTCCATTGGTCCCTCAAATTTGCATTGACAAACAAATCAAACAGTTTTGACTTGACTATGTTTCGAGTGTCAATTAAGTTCAGTGGGAGTCCCATGAACGCTGGGCAGCAGCAAATTTTCCTCCTTCAGTTGTCTCATTATGAGTAGGGCAATCCCAATGCTTTCCTGCATGTTAGGTTGCATAGAAGGAGGTAAtcaaacactttgttttgcatgggtCAAGCAAGTTTGATCTGTGAAAGGCACTTATACATGGTTCAGTAGTAGAAACGTGCCGGTGTCTTGCACAAGAATAAAATGAATATGTATAACTTTTGCATGGATGATTAAATTCATCTGCAGTAGGTTGTTTGCAGCTTATCTGTGGAAGAATGGATTTTCATGGGCTAACTGACTTCGTGAGTTCATTGTTTGTTATGTTGAAAATCTGGTTACCTTTTAAATCAATATTCCTCTTCTGTATGGCTAAATCAAGCACAATAGcaacttagagacacaagagagactgcagatgttggaatctggagcaaaaaacaaattgctggaggaactaagcaggtcaagcagcgtctgtggaggtaagggtggagatcctgcatcaggactgagtgtaggaGGGAGGtggcctgtataaagaggtgagatggAGGGGTGTGGCAGGGagctggcaggtggaaccaggtgaggagcaACTTAGATTAATACAGCTTAATGCAGTAGCAACTTAGATTTATGCAGTTTCTATAGTGTAGAAGTGGACATTTCTATGCAATCTTAACAAAGCCTATCCCCAATTTTATGACGTGCTGCCCAGAACTTCCATTGTTATAATCTCCACATGTGAAAATGACAAACATGAGACAATTCTGTGCATTTCATTGCTCACAATGAGAAATTAGGTTGAGACTCCCTGCGCCCATTTGGTTTGCTCCGCACCCCACCTTGCAGTGAGCAGAACATTCCTTAAATACATTTCATTTATTCTTATTGTAACCTATCAGGACTAAAACAGCACATTAATCTCCCTGTTATCTCTTGGGAAGGCCATATTAGATAGATTTCAACAGTCTTACCCATTCTCTTCCCTCAACAATGGCAATGAAGTTTTTAAGTAATTAAACTGAACTAAAAATACAACCAAAGCTTAAGAGGTTTTAAGTACTAAGTCAAATCTTCAGGTCAGTACAAATCTTCAGTACATATTACTTTGATTGTGAGTACATTTGGTGATGCAGGCAATTCATTCTTTGAGGTTTACAGTAATGAAAGTACTCAAAAACTAAAGAACTGTCCAAACTTTTCTGTTGGCTGTCAGTTGTCCCTCTGAATGCAGACTGCCTGAATTGTTCATGTGGTTTAGTTCTGTTCATGAAGGGACTGACACCAACATTGTCAACGAAGCTTTGAATTATCATTTTCTCTATTTGCTTCTAGCTTCTTTTTGTGAACTTTGTTGATACAAATCGTTTCCTAACCACAACTAGAATTCATAGAAGAATGTTCATTATAGTCCCACCCTTAAAAAGATCAACTGCTAATAGATAACTACCATTCTGCATAGATGTAAATGAGAAATAGTGCAGGTAAATCAAAGTAGCTGCCAAGAACATGGAATCGCTTTATTTCTTTTACCCTGTGTGCAAATTCTGCAAGGATTTAATTGCCCCTTTAAAAATCAAACAATAATCTTTCTAAACAAAGAAGTAATACTTTATAAACCACACATTATCTATTTCATTgacaaaaaaatgttattttataaaatatcttaagtttttttttacaaaagaaaCAACCGATTTCCTCTGATTAAGACTCCAAGACTAAGTTATAAATTTTTTGTtatcttatttttttttgtaCCCTTTACAAGGAAGGTCTGGGGTTGGACCGAAGCCTGTTCTCCTTCTATCGTGAGTAAGTGGAACCAAACATTccaagggcggcatggtagtgtagtggttagcgtaatgctattacacaTAACATGAAAAATATTTGCAGGCAGTTGTGAATTAAACACATGTGATCTCAAGTTATTTAGATGCTTAGATAAGCCCAAAGATCAGGTGGAGCTAATAAGCATTGTTTCTTTGAATAAAGTATACAAATTCCTCcatacaaatgaaaataaaagttacAATTAATTTAATTGCTTTCTTCAAATGCAGTTTACTAACATTTGAATCTATGTCTTACCTTGGTCCAAAGTGAGATCGCTTCTGTATCTGGAAGGAAAGGTGAAAAATCGCTGCAGAAGAATTATCATATTCCTGCATAGGAATGTATAGGTCATATAATCTTGTTAAGAAACACAGGGATATGAAATAGTTTGCATGAATATAAGTTTTTGACTTCACCAGGTCATTGTTGCATTGTGTTTATCATAATTTCATTTAGTAATTCTAAGGTTAA
The window above is part of the Pristis pectinata isolate sPriPec2 chromosome 1, sPriPec2.1.pri, whole genome shotgun sequence genome. Proteins encoded here:
- the gphb5 gene encoding glycoprotein hormone beta-5, with translation MSRLNLHHLIWGSVVLQLLVVYENALPASNISLQTFIGCAVREFRFLARKPGCKGLRITTDACWGRCETWERPVLDPPYIEAYHRVCTYNETRFVTVKLPSCLPDINPFYTYPVAVRCDCGICSTTTTECETL